A genomic stretch from Amia ocellicauda isolate fAmiCal2 chromosome 23, fAmiCal2.hap1, whole genome shotgun sequence includes:
- the LOC136718966 gene encoding uncharacterized protein LOC136718966, whose product MLMTKDDRDSDRFFLSSCGKPIYNPSADLTRFHEKYNVPNITGQLARRVYKTARERALNEEKDSYIAGILSQTTPSAETHYSKIHTETTATASSHLSRLFSYDDDLDSDSSQLAAAPDQRRSVAAAYRFPKMDDQQVYAQLILKYPVTVDANTPRAKGRKSLTGTYDRVFYDRWRSQQQALRVTHILSHFARRQPTQNHVEKFIERQGWETNIPKADTVLSMWTLQDTTVDIADSPYIRHLVETQKWKGLTLATEEDKGECVFTSRPFKKGEVVCDYHGIPVSRKAGLKLLKISEEGAMGHLFFFKNSQSVASCIDAQTFPCPCHPQKDTFGRCINHSRVRSNLQPRTVRMEISGDLTDVIVFLAKHDIPVNTELLFDYGVKKSSLEKEHCWIG is encoded by the exons ATGCTGATGACCAAAGATGACCGAGACAGTGACAGATTCTTCCTGTCCTCCTGTGGGAAGCCCATTTACAATCCATCAGCTGATTTGACGAGGTTTCATGAGAA atACAATGTACCAAATATTACTGGGCAGCTAGCAAGGAGGGTATACAAGACTGCGAGAGAACGCGCATTAAATGAGGAGAAGGATTCATACATTGCTGGCATCCTGTCCCAAACCACACCCTCAGCAGAGACGCACTACAGCAAGATTCACACGGAGACCACAGCCACTGCAAGTTCTCATCTGTCAAGGCTTTTCTCATATGATGATGACTTGGA TTCAGACTCCTCCCAACTGGCAGCAGCTCCAGACCAACGGAGATCAGTTGCAGCAGCCTACAGATTCCCCAAAATGGATGACCAGCAGGTTTACGCTCAGTTAATCTTGAAGTACCCGGTGACTGTTGATGCCAACACCCCCAGAGCTAAAGGAAGGAAGTCACTGACGGGCACGTATGACAGAGTCTTCTATGACAGGTGGAGATCACAGCAGCAAGCCCTACGGGTCACCCATATTCTGT CACACTTTGCCAGACGTCAGCCGACTCAGAACCATGTGGAGAAGTTTATTGAGAGACAAGGGTGGGAGACCAACATCCCAAAGGCGGACACAGTCCTCTCCATGTGGACACTGCAGGACACTACAGTTGACATCGCAGACAGCCCCTACATTAGGCATCTGGTTGAAACACAGAAGTGGAAGGGGCTTACACTGGCCACTGAGGAGGACAAAGGAGAATGTGTCTTTACCTCCAGGCCCTTCAAAAAAGGAGAAGTGGTTTGTGATTACCATGGGATCCCGGTCTCGAGAAAGGCAGGCCTGAAACTTTTGAAAATCTCAGAAGAGGGAGCCATGGGACACCTCTTCTTCTTCAAAAATTCACAATCTGTGGCCAGCTGCATCGATGCACAGACTTTCCCCTGTCCCTGCCACCCACAGAAGGACACTTTTGGAAGGTGCATCAACCATTCAAGGGTACGGAGCAACTTGCAGCCTCGCACAGTCCGAATGGAAATATCGGGGGACTTGACTGATGTGATTGTCTTCCTAGCAAAACACGATATTCCAGTAAACACTGAACTTCTGTTTGACTACGGAGTCAAGAAAAGTTCGCTGGAGAAGGAGCATTGCTGGATTGGTTGA